The Longimicrobium terrae genome includes a region encoding these proteins:
- a CDS encoding Xaa-Pro dipeptidyl-peptidase, protein MTQSRSRRAGIAAALTLACAASLGAQVPAGSSQAASGAGPVFVNGMAQVVPAFADSAQWIRQNLWVETDFDSDGDGRRDRLHVDVTRPAQTATGLKVPVVYGSSPYYAGVAPDASFWNVHQELGAASPERGPSRRAVYDSTRTRISNQLVRTWVPRGFAVVHSEAPGTGRSQGCATIGDTPERTAMRFVVDWLNGRARGYTTATGSEAVSATSWSTGKVGMIGTSYEGTLPLATATTGVEGLEVVIPVSANTSYYNYYRANGLVRSPGGYLGEDVDVLYDFVASGDPATRAVCDRIWKEGVLVAGQDRATGDYNNFWASHELMPYLGNIRAAVLLAHGLNDYNVMPSHSVNIYEALKARGLPVSMYLHQGGHGGDPPVEMVNRWFSHYLYGVNNGVERDAPVWIVSSTSADSAMASARAARTRPMMPAPVPSASFPAAGSEMVRLYPTRGGNGVARLALRAASGRDTLVDDASVSGSISASAPRSANRLLFATAPLTDSLRISGTARVTVRVAADRPAANLTVWLVTLPYDSAQTGSASRAGVVTRGWADIQNHASLTRGGIYASMSRGEALVPGRYYDLTFDLEPDDQVIPAGKQLGIMIMSSDPEFTLAPQAGTRLMVDLAGTSFWVPVVGGGAALTRAGGVRQNR, encoded by the coding sequence ATGACTCAATCACGTTCGCGCCGCGCCGGCATCGCGGCCGCGCTCACGCTGGCCTGCGCCGCGTCGCTCGGCGCGCAGGTGCCGGCGGGCAGCTCCCAGGCGGCGTCCGGCGCCGGACCCGTCTTTGTGAACGGCATGGCGCAGGTCGTTCCGGCGTTCGCCGATTCCGCGCAGTGGATCCGGCAGAACCTGTGGGTGGAAACGGACTTCGACTCCGACGGAGACGGCCGCCGCGACCGCCTGCACGTGGACGTCACGCGTCCCGCGCAGACGGCGACCGGCCTCAAAGTGCCCGTGGTGTACGGGTCCAGCCCGTACTACGCCGGCGTGGCGCCTGACGCGTCCTTCTGGAACGTCCACCAGGAACTCGGCGCCGCGTCGCCCGAGCGCGGCCCGTCGCGCCGCGCCGTATACGATTCCACGCGCACCCGCATCTCCAACCAGCTCGTGCGTACGTGGGTGCCGCGCGGCTTCGCCGTGGTGCACTCGGAAGCGCCGGGCACCGGCCGCTCCCAGGGGTGCGCCACCATCGGCGACACGCCGGAGCGCACCGCCATGCGGTTCGTGGTGGACTGGCTGAACGGGCGCGCCCGGGGCTACACAACGGCGACCGGGTCTGAGGCGGTGTCCGCGACGTCGTGGTCCACCGGCAAGGTGGGGATGATCGGCACGTCGTACGAGGGCACGCTGCCCCTGGCCACCGCGACCACGGGCGTGGAGGGACTGGAAGTCGTCATCCCCGTCTCCGCCAACACCTCGTACTACAACTACTACCGCGCCAATGGGCTGGTGCGGTCGCCGGGCGGGTACCTGGGCGAGGACGTGGACGTGCTCTACGACTTCGTCGCCAGCGGCGATCCGGCCACGCGCGCCGTGTGTGACCGCATCTGGAAGGAGGGCGTGCTGGTCGCCGGGCAGGACCGCGCCACCGGCGACTACAACAACTTCTGGGCGTCGCACGAGCTGATGCCGTACCTGGGGAACATCCGGGCGGCGGTTCTGCTGGCGCACGGGCTCAACGACTACAACGTGATGCCCTCGCACAGCGTGAACATCTACGAGGCCCTCAAGGCGCGCGGACTGCCCGTGTCCATGTACCTGCACCAGGGCGGCCACGGCGGCGATCCGCCCGTGGAGATGGTGAACCGCTGGTTCTCGCACTACCTGTACGGCGTCAACAACGGCGTGGAGCGCGATGCGCCGGTGTGGATCGTGTCCAGCACGTCCGCCGATTCCGCCATGGCGAGCGCTCGCGCGGCGCGTACGCGCCCGATGATGCCGGCGCCGGTTCCGTCCGCCTCGTTCCCGGCGGCGGGTTCGGAGATGGTCCGGTTGTATCCCACCCGCGGCGGCAACGGAGTCGCCCGGCTCGCCCTTCGCGCGGCGAGCGGGCGGGACACGCTCGTCGACGACGCTTCGGTCAGCGGCAGCATCAGCGCCAGCGCGCCCCGCTCGGCCAACCGGCTGCTTTTTGCCACCGCGCCGCTCACCGATTCGCTGCGCATCTCCGGAACGGCGCGCGTCACGGTGCGCGTGGCGGCAGACCGGCCCGCGGCCAACCTCACCGTGTGGCTGGTGACGCTGCCGTACGACTCGGCGCAGACGGGCTCCGCGAGCCGCGCCGGTGTGGTGACGCGCGGCTGGGCCGACATCCAGAACCATGCGTCGCTCACGCGCGGCGGCATCTACGCCTCCATGAGCCGTGGCGAGGCGCTGGTTCCGGGCCGGTACTACGACCTGACCTTTGATCTGGAGCCGGACGACCAGGTCATCCCCGCCGGAAAGCAGCTGGGGATCATGATCATGTCGAGCGACCCGGAGTTCACGCTGGCGCCGCAGGCGGGAACGCGGTTGATGGTGGACCTGGCGGGGACGTCGTTCTGGGTACCCGTCGTGGGCGGCGGCGCGGCGCTGACGCGGGCGGGCGGCGTGCGGCAGAACCGCTGA
- a CDS encoding TonB-dependent receptor produces the protein MKFRVATWIAPVLAVAILMAPPASAEQRAAPALRRPVTASFRDAPLIDVLRAIAEQAGFRLSYNSGALPAQRPLTLVLRGVPADDALRRALAGTGFTWREAGGQIALVPAPAERAARQEAGRIDGRVVSAASGEPVPGAAVSVAGTALSVQTGPDGRFTLPRVPAGRRDVRVERLGYAAKSVTGVQVNAGRSTELEVALDARSLMLEGVTVTAEQERGSTGALLRERRQAATVTDVVGRRQIEASPDADAGAVLRRVPAAEVREGKYVYIRGLGDRYGNVTLNGASLPSLTPDRKSVPLDMIPSNLLESVVTSKGYTPDLPGDYAGGLVQLRTRDVPPQRILRLTTAMGYNSAGSLRQGWLFDGCDADWTAFATCTDLPESLPGDTVAFGTGGQTAEERARIARAYSGVLPWTPTRREIPLNRGVELTYGDELRILGTPVGVISSLDWSDSYAARDGYVSRTVQGNITPGVLQYITDYSASGYGGRDVSLGGLAKVSVPFGSAHRVSLSGIMNRLQEDRVEILEGYASLTSDGHFATPQLARVQSTLWNLQLDGEHRLGRPVLEWRATRSRSERYEPGSRASLLRGAGGGTEAGGYDGIGGTLESEYDWLNEPPGGRVLHGDMDETAWSGGVDLTVPFRLRGADARIKLGGALDLRERDALQRTLLFRVDDAARGTPLDSLFSDGNIGTVVSTREFTRSDDSSVGESSVRAVYGMLDMEPLPRLRVVLGARVEAARQEVNAVNQFGDPAADLEGTRGFNESTDVLPALNLTWRLTPRMNLRGGFSRTLARPQFREIATFFYQDYFGGIAVQGNPGLRRTLIDNADLRWEAFPAGDAVLSTGVFFKRFHGPIEPLVVALGFKSLSQTWINTREADTWGFEAEFRSALGFVAAPLRAVTLSANYALLHTEVDSVAIRFPLDGTFIRRLTPETRSIFGQTPYLLNVGLGYAHPRAGTRVTALFNRSGKRLELASAEAEYPSVYELPRSELDLVLEQGLGRGLSFKLTGSRLLGNRVRFVQEFDDGQRVVSRGWDAGRTVNLSLSWDP, from the coding sequence ATGAAGTTTCGAGTCGCGACCTGGATCGCCCCCGTTCTCGCGGTGGCGATCCTGATGGCGCCGCCCGCGAGCGCCGAGCAGCGAGCGGCGCCGGCACTCCGGCGCCCCGTAACGGCCAGTTTCCGGGACGCGCCGCTGATCGACGTTCTGCGGGCCATCGCCGAGCAGGCGGGGTTCCGGCTGTCGTACAACAGCGGCGCTCTCCCCGCCCAGCGCCCCCTGACGCTCGTGCTGCGCGGCGTTCCCGCGGACGACGCGCTCCGCCGCGCGCTGGCGGGCACGGGATTCACCTGGCGTGAGGCGGGGGGACAGATCGCCCTGGTGCCCGCCCCGGCGGAGAGGGCGGCGAGGCAGGAAGCCGGCCGCATCGACGGCCGCGTGGTGAGTGCCGCTTCGGGCGAGCCGGTGCCGGGTGCGGCGGTGAGTGTGGCCGGAACCGCGCTGTCGGTGCAGACGGGGCCGGACGGGCGCTTCACCCTGCCGCGGGTTCCCGCAGGGCGCCGCGACGTGCGGGTGGAGCGGCTGGGATACGCCGCGAAGTCGGTGACCGGCGTGCAGGTGAACGCGGGCCGGTCCACGGAGCTGGAGGTGGCGCTGGATGCGCGCAGCCTGATGCTGGAGGGAGTGACGGTGACCGCGGAGCAGGAGCGGGGCTCCACGGGGGCCCTGCTGCGCGAGCGCCGGCAGGCCGCCACGGTGACGGACGTGGTGGGGCGCCGGCAGATCGAGGCGTCTCCCGACGCCGACGCGGGCGCGGTGCTGCGGCGCGTCCCCGCGGCGGAGGTGCGGGAGGGCAAGTACGTGTACATCCGCGGCCTGGGCGACCGCTACGGAAACGTGACGCTGAACGGCGCGTCGCTCCCGTCGCTCACCCCGGACCGCAAGTCCGTTCCGCTGGACATGATTCCCTCCAACCTCCTGGAGTCGGTGGTCACCAGCAAGGGGTACACGCCCGACCTGCCCGGCGACTACGCCGGCGGTCTGGTGCAGCTGCGCACCCGCGACGTGCCCCCGCAGCGCATCCTGCGGCTGACCACGGCGATGGGGTACAACAGCGCGGGCTCGCTGCGCCAGGGATGGCTGTTTGACGGGTGCGACGCGGACTGGACCGCCTTCGCCACCTGCACCGACCTTCCCGAGTCGCTTCCGGGCGACACCGTGGCCTTCGGGACGGGCGGCCAGACGGCGGAGGAGCGGGCGCGCATCGCCCGCGCGTATTCCGGCGTGCTGCCGTGGACGCCCACCCGGCGCGAGATCCCGCTCAACCGCGGCGTGGAGCTCACCTACGGCGACGAGCTGCGGATCCTGGGGACCCCCGTGGGCGTGATCTCGTCGCTGGACTGGTCCGATTCGTACGCCGCGCGTGACGGGTACGTGTCGCGGACGGTGCAGGGCAACATCACCCCGGGCGTGCTGCAGTACATCACCGACTACTCGGCGTCCGGGTACGGCGGGCGCGACGTGTCGCTGGGCGGGCTCGCCAAGGTCAGCGTTCCGTTCGGCAGCGCGCACCGGGTGTCGCTTTCGGGGATCATGAACCGGCTGCAGGAGGACCGGGTGGAGATCCTGGAGGGGTACGCTTCGCTCACTTCCGACGGCCACTTCGCCACGCCGCAGCTGGCCCGCGTGCAGAGCACCCTGTGGAACCTGCAGCTGGACGGGGAGCACCGCCTGGGGCGCCCCGTTCTGGAATGGCGCGCCACCCGCTCCCGGTCGGAACGGTACGAGCCGGGAAGCCGCGCCTCGCTTCTGCGCGGCGCCGGGGGCGGCACCGAGGCCGGCGGCTACGACGGCATCGGGGGAACGCTGGAATCGGAGTACGACTGGCTCAACGAGCCTCCCGGCGGCCGCGTGCTGCACGGGGACATGGACGAGACGGCGTGGTCCGGCGGGGTGGACCTCACCGTTCCGTTCCGCCTGCGCGGGGCGGACGCGCGCATCAAGCTCGGCGGTGCGCTGGATCTGCGGGAGCGGGACGCTCTGCAGCGCACACTGCTCTTCCGGGTGGACGACGCGGCACGGGGCACGCCGCTGGATTCACTCTTCAGCGACGGCAACATCGGCACGGTGGTGAGCACGCGCGAGTTCACGCGCAGCGACGACAGCTCGGTGGGCGAATCCAGCGTCCGCGCGGTGTACGGCATGCTGGACATGGAGCCGCTGCCCCGGCTGCGGGTGGTGCTGGGCGCCCGGGTGGAGGCCGCGCGGCAGGAGGTGAACGCGGTGAACCAGTTCGGGGACCCCGCGGCGGACCTGGAGGGCACCCGGGGCTTCAACGAGAGCACCGACGTGCTTCCCGCGCTCAACCTCACCTGGCGCCTGACCCCGCGAATGAACCTGCGCGGCGGCTTCTCGCGCACGCTGGCACGCCCGCAGTTCCGGGAGATCGCCACGTTCTTCTACCAGGACTACTTCGGCGGCATCGCGGTGCAGGGCAACCCCGGGCTGCGCCGCACGCTGATCGACAACGCCGACCTGCGCTGGGAAGCGTTCCCCGCGGGGGACGCGGTGCTTTCGACGGGTGTCTTCTTCAAGCGCTTTCACGGCCCGATCGAGCCGCTGGTGGTGGCGCTCGGCTTCAAGTCGCTGAGCCAGACGTGGATCAACACCCGCGAGGCCGACACCTGGGGCTTCGAGGCGGAGTTCCGCAGCGCGCTGGGGTTCGTGGCGGCGCCGCTGCGGGCGGTGACGCTCTCGGCCAACTACGCGCTGCTGCACACCGAGGTGGACTCGGTGGCCATCCGCTTTCCCCTGGACGGCACCTTCATCCGGCGCCTCACCCCGGAAACGCGCAGCATCTTCGGCCAGACGCCGTACCTGCTGAACGTGGGGCTCGGCTACGCCCACCCGCGGGCGGGAACCCGCGTGACGGCGCTCTTCAACCGCAGCGGCAAGCGGCTGGAACTGGCCAGCGCCGAGGCCGAGTATCCGTCCGTGTACGAACTGCCGCGGAGCGAACTGGACCTGGTGCTGGAGCAGGGGCTGGGGCGCGGGCTTTCGTTCAAGCTCACGGGGTCGCGCCTGCTGGGCAACCGGGTGCGCTTCGTCCAGGAGTTCGATGACGGGCAGCGCGTGGTGTCGCGCGGGTGGGACGCGGGGCGCACCGTGAACCTGTCGCTCTCGTGGGACCCGTGA
- a CDS encoding FecR family protein, with amino-acid sequence MYPIHRRRGPTMRMEFDDGPDGDEGWWASLARYLAGESGGAEAAAVEAWAAASAANRELLDEMRETWSAARGEPRWDTEAAFTRVRARIAAAEPEPAPVRVIPLRRPARRSASPWLRAAAAAVLLLAGAGAVRELDLVSSHAPAPLVREVATPAGTRARIVLADGTEVQLGPGSRLRYPAEFGGGERRVMLEGEGYFHVARDERRPFRVHAAGSVTRVLGTRFGVSTSSAGVRVVVEEGRVAFGRGNEPAAAGGVELTAGWSARMAGGAVGAPERVNAARALGWTEGRLGFEDAPLTEVASALERWYGTRVRLAVPGADTMRLTADLSGASLAEALEIVGVSLSLDVRAEDSGVVIRPGA; translated from the coding sequence ATGTACCCCATTCACCGGCGCCGCGGGCCGACGATGCGCATGGAGTTCGACGACGGACCGGACGGCGACGAGGGCTGGTGGGCGTCTCTGGCGCGGTACCTGGCCGGTGAGTCCGGCGGGGCCGAGGCGGCGGCGGTGGAAGCCTGGGCCGCGGCCAGCGCCGCGAACCGCGAGCTCCTGGACGAGATGCGCGAAACGTGGTCGGCCGCCCGCGGCGAACCCCGCTGGGACACGGAAGCGGCGTTCACGCGTGTCCGCGCCCGCATCGCGGCCGCGGAGCCGGAACCCGCGCCCGTACGCGTGATTCCGCTCCGGCGACCGGCGCGCCGGAGCGCGTCGCCGTGGCTGCGCGCGGCCGCGGCTGCCGTGCTCCTGCTGGCGGGTGCCGGAGCGGTCCGGGAACTCGACCTCGTCTCCTCCCATGCCCCGGCGCCCCTCGTCCGGGAAGTGGCCACGCCCGCCGGAACGCGCGCGCGCATCGTGCTCGCCGACGGCACGGAGGTGCAGCTGGGCCCGGGAAGCCGGCTGCGCTATCCCGCGGAGTTCGGTGGCGGCGAGCGGCGGGTAATGCTGGAGGGAGAAGGGTACTTCCACGTGGCCCGCGACGAACGCCGTCCCTTTCGCGTCCATGCCGCGGGTTCGGTGACGCGGGTGCTGGGCACGCGGTTCGGAGTCTCCACCTCGTCCGCCGGGGTGCGCGTGGTGGTGGAAGAGGGCCGCGTCGCCTTCGGGCGGGGGAACGAGCCCGCCGCGGCGGGCGGGGTGGAGCTTACGGCGGGGTGGTCGGCCCGCATGGCGGGCGGCGCGGTGGGCGCGCCCGAGCGGGTGAACGCCGCGCGCGCCCTGGGCTGGACCGAAGGCCGCCTGGGCTTTGAGGACGCGCCCCTGACGGAGGTGGCGTCCGCGCTGGAGCGGTGGTACGGAACGCGGGTGCGCCTCGCCGTCCCCGGCGCGGACACCATGCGGCTGACGGCGGACCTGAGCGGCGCCTCGCTCGCCGAGGCGCTTGAGATTGTCGGCGTGTCGCTTTCCCTCGACGTTCGCGCCGAAGACTCCGGGGTGGTCATCCGCCCCGGAGCGTAA